Proteins co-encoded in one Prunus persica cultivar Lovell chromosome G6, Prunus_persica_NCBIv2, whole genome shotgun sequence genomic window:
- the LOC18771989 gene encoding DExH-box ATP-dependent RNA helicase DExH12, which produces MAQHLGGGAEAHARFKQYEYRANSSLVLTTDSRPRDTHEPTGEPESLWGKIDPKHFGDRAYRGRPPELDDKLKKSKKKKERDPNAEPGPIRQSKRRRLREESVLTATEEGVYQPKTKETRAAYEAMLSVIQQQLGGQPSSIVSGAADEILAVLKNETFKNPDKKKEIEKMLNPIPNSVFDQLVSIGRLITDFQDGGDAGGSAVANGDEALDDDVGVAVEFEENEDDEDESDLDMVQEDEEEDDDDVAEPNHSGAMQMGGGIDDDEMQEANEGMSLNVQDINAYWLQRNISDAYEKQMDPQQCQKLAEEVLKILAEGDDREVETKLLVNLQFEKFSLIKFLLRNRLKIVWCTRLARAEDQDERNKIEEEMLRLGPELAAILEQLHATRASAKERQKIVEKNIREEARRLKDESGGDGDRARRGLVDRDVDSGWLKSQAQLLDLDSIAQEQSRLLVSKKCVLPDGSYRHPSKGYEEIHVPALKPRPFDPDERLVKISDMPEWAQPAFRGMNQLNRVQSRVYETALFRADNILLCAPTGAGKTNVAVLTILQQIALHMNKEDGSINHNDYKIVYVAPMKALVAEVVGNLSNRLKEYGVTVRELSGDQTLTRQQIEETQIIVTTPEKWDIITRKSGDRTYTQLVKLLIIDEIHLLHDNRGPVLESIVARTVRQIETTKDHIRLVGLSATLPNYEDVALFLRVDLKRGLFYFDNSYRPVPLSQQYIGIMVRKPLQRFQLMNDLCYEKVMDVAGKHQVLIFVHSRKETAKTARAIRDTALAKDTLGRFLKEDSASREILTTHTDLVKSNDLKDLLPYGFAIHHAGLNRADRQLVEDLFADGHVQVLVSTATLAWGVNLPAHTVIIKGTQIYDPEKGAWTELSPLDVMQMLGRAGRPQFDSYGEGIIITGHNELQYYLSLMNQQLPIESQFVSKLADQLNAEIVLGTVQNAREACSWLGYTYLYIRMLRNPTLYGLEADVLKRDITLEERRADLIHSAATILDKSNLIKYDRKSGYFQVTDLGRIASYYYITHGTISTYNEHLKPTMGDIELCRLFSLSEEFKYVTVRQDEKMELVKLLDRVPIPVKESLEEPSAKINVLLQAYISQLKLEGLSLTSDMVYITQSAGRLLRALFEIVLKRGWAQLAEKALNLCKMVNKKMWSVQTPLRQFNGITNDILMKLEKKDLAWDRYYDLSSQELGELIRMPRMGRALHKFIHQFPKLNLAAHVQPITRTVLRVELTITPDFQWEDKVHGYVEPFWVIVEDNDGEYVLHHEYFLLKKQYIDEDHTLNFTVPIYEPLPPQYFIRVVSDRWLGSQTVLPVSFRHLILPEKYPPPTELLDLQPLPVTALRNPLYEALYQDFKHFNPVQTQVFTVLYNSDDNVLVAAPTGSGKTICAEFAVLRNHQKGSDSVMRVVYIAPIEALAKERYRDWEKKFGKGLKLRIELLTGETATDAKLLEKGQIIISTPEKWDALSRRWKQRKPVQQVSLFIIDELHLIGGQGGPILEVIVSRMRYIASLSENKIRIVALSTSLANAKDLGEWIGASSHGLFNFPPGVRPVPLEIHIQGVDLANFEARMQAMAKPTYTAIVQHAKNGKPALVYVPTRKHVRLTAIDLMTYSTADGGEKSSFMLRPVEDIEPFVERISDEILRGTLRNGVGYLHEGLTSLDQEVVSQLFEAGWIQVCVMSSSMCWGVSLSAHLVVVMGTQYYDGRENVHTDYPVTDLLQMMGHASRPLLDNSGKCVILCHAPRKEYYKKFLYEAFPVESHLHHYLHDNLNAEVVSGIIENKQDAVDYLTWTFLYRRLTQNPNYYNLQGVTQRHLSDHLSELVENTLTDLEASKCVAIEDDMDLSSLNLGMIAAYYYTNYTTIERFSSSLTSKTKMKGLLEILTHASEYSQLPIRPGEEEVLRRLINHQRFSFENPKCTDPHVKANALLQAHFARQHLGGNLALDQREVIISASRLLQAMVDVISSSGWLSLAILAMEVSQMVTQGMWERDSMLLQLPHFTKELAKRCQENPGKSIETVFDLFEMDDDERRELLQMSDKQLLDIALFCNRFPNIDLTHEVQNSDNIRAGGEISLQVTLERDLEGRTEVGTVNAPRYPKAKEEGWWLVVGDTKTNSLLAIKRFSFQRRTKVKLEFAAPAEAGEKNYILYFMCDSYLGCDQEYEFTVDVKDAAGPDEDSGGE; this is translated from the exons ATGGCGCAGCACTTGGGCGGTGGCGCGGAGGCCCACGCTCGGTTCAAGCAATACGAGTATCGGGCCAACTCGAGTCTGGTCCTGACCACCGACTCTCGGCCACGTGACACGCACGAGCCCACCGGTGAGCCTGAATCTCTGTGGGGCAAGATTGACCCCAAACACTTCGGTGACAGGGCTTACAGAGGAAGACCTCCAGAGCTCGATGACAAGCTTAAGAAGtctaagaagaagaaagagcgCGACCCAAATGCTGAACCCGGCCCCATTCGGCAAAGTAAACGGCGCCGGCTTCGTGAAGAGAGCGTCCTCACGGCCACTGAGGAAGGTGTTTATCAGCCTAAGACGAAGGAAACTCGGGCTGCTTACGAGGCCATGCTTAGCGTCATTCAGCAACAGTTGGGTGGCCAACCTTCGAGTATAGTCAGTGGTGCTGCCGATGAGATTTTGGCCGTTCTTAAAAACGAGACGTTTAAGAACCCTGACAAGAAGAAGGAGATTGAGAAGATGTTGAACCCTATACCCAACAGCGTCTTTGATCAGTTGGTTTCAATTGGGAGGTTGATTACTGACTTCCAAGATGGGGGTGATGCTGGTGGGTCTGCTGTGGCTAATGGTGATGAagcccttgatgatgatgtgggTGTTGCGGTTGagtttgaagaaaatgaagatgatgaggatgagaGCGACCTTGATATGGTCCAGGAGGATGAGGAAgaggacgatgatgatgtGGCTGAACCAAATCATTCTGGGGCTATGCAAATGGGTGGTGGGATTGATGACGATGAAATGCAGGAAGCAAATGAAGGTATGAGCCTTAATGTTCAGGACATTAATGCTTATTGGCTTCAGAGGAATATATCTGATGCTtatgaaaaacaaatggaTCCACAGCAATGCCAGAAGCTTGCTGAGGAGGTGCTCAAGATACTTGCTGAAGGTGATGACAGGGAAGTTGAAACGAAGCTGTTGGTGAACCTTCAGTTTGAAAAATTCAGCCTTATTAAGTTTCTGTTGCGAAACCGGTTGAAGATTGTATGGTGCACACGTTTGGCCAGAGCCGAAGACCAAGATGAGAGGAATAAAATCGAGGAGGAAATGTTGCGTTTGGGTCCAGAGTTGGCTGCAATTTTAGAACAGTTGCATGCCACAAGGGCTAGTGCGAAGGAGAGGCAAAAGATCGTGGAGAAGAATATTAGAGAAGAGGCTCGCAGGTTGAAGGATGAGAGTGGTGGAGATGGGGACAGGGCTAGGAGGGGGCTTGTTGATAGAGATGTTGACAGTGGTTGGTTGAAGAGCCAGGCTCAGCTACTTGATCTTGACAGCATTGCACAAGAGCAAAGTAGACTCTTGGTGTCGAAGAAGTGTGTGCTTCCAGATGGGTCTTACAGACATCCCAGCAAGGGATATGAAGAAATCCATGTGCCGGCATTGAAGCCCAGACCATTTGATCCTGATGAGAGGCTTGTAAAAATATCTGACATGCCAGAGTGGGCTCAACCAGCTTTCAGAGGAATGAACCAGTTGAACAGGGTACAAAGTAGAGTCTATGAGACTGCCCTTTTCAGAGCAGACAATATCCTATTATGTGCTCCTACTGGGGCAGGGAAAACTAATGTTGCAGTGCTCACTATACTTCAGCAGATTGCCCTGCACATGAATAAGGAGGATGGTTCGATAAACCACAATGATTATAAGATCGTATATGTCGCCCCCATGAAAGCTCTTGTTGCTGAAGTTGTTGGCAATTTGTCTAATCGTTTGAAGGAATATGGTGTTACTGTCAGGGAGCTAAGTGGTGACCAGACATTGACTCGCCAACAGATTGAAGAGACTCAAATTATCGTCACAACCCCTGAGAAGTGGGATATCATTACCAGAAAGTCAGGAGACCGGACTTATACACAACTGGTCAAACTTCTTATCATTGATGAAATTCATCTTCTCCATGATAATAGAGGCCCCGTTCTTGAAAGTATTGTTGCCAGAACTGTGAGGCAGATTGAGACGACAAAAGATCATATTCGGTTGGTGGGTTTATCTGCTACGCTTCCGAACTATGAAGATGTGGCGTTGTTCTTGCGTGTTGATCTTAAGCGGGGACTGTTCTATTTTGACAACAGTTACAGACCTGTCCCTCTTTCTCAACAGTATATTGGAATCATGGTAAGGAAGCCATTGCAGAGGTTCCAATTGATGAATGATCTCTGCTATGAAAAGGTCATGGATGTAGCTGGAAAACATCAAGTTCTTATCTTTGTGCACTCAAGGAAAGAAACAGCCAAAACAGCTCGTGCTATAAGAGATACTGCCCTTGCTAAGGACACCCTTGGTAGGTTTCTGAAAGAAGACAGTGCCAGCCGTGAGATTCTAACTACTCATACGGATTTGGTCAAGAGCAATGATCTCAAAGATCTTCTGCCATACGGTTTTGCTATTCATCATGCTGGGTTGAACAGGGCTGACCGCCAACTGGTTGAGGATCTCTTTGCTGATGGGCATGTACAAGTTTTGGTTTCCACAGCAACCCTTGCTTGGGGTGTGAATCTTCCAGCTCACACTGTGATAATCAAGGGGACCCAGATCTATGATCCAGAAAAGGGAGCATGGACTGAACTAAGTCCTCTGGACGTTATGCAGATGTTGGGGCGTGCAGGAAGACCTCAGTTTGATTCTTATGGAGAAGGAATTATCATTACTGGCCACAATGAACTACAATACTATCTTTCTTTGATGAACCAACAACTTCCTATTGAAAGTCAATTTGTCTCCAAATTGGCAGATCAACTGAATGCTGAAATTGTTCTTGGAACTGTTCAAAATGCTAGAGAAGCTTGCAGTTGGTTAGGATACACTTACTTGTATATTCGCATGTTACGTAATCCTACACTCTATGGTTTGGAAGCTGATGTTCTCAAAAGAGATATTACGTTGGAGGAGAGACGAGCTGATTTG ATCCATTCTGCTGCAACCATCTTGGACAAGAGCAATTTGATTAAGTACGACAGAAAAAGTGGATATTTCCAGGTTACAGACTTGGGTCGTATTGCAAGCTATTACTATATAACTCATGGAACAATATCCACATATAACGAACATTTGAAGCCCACGATGGGGGATATTGAGCTTTGCCGATTGTTCTCACTCAGTGAGGAATTCAAGTATGTTACTGTGCGGCAGGATGAAAAGATGGAGCTAGTAAAGCTTTTGGATCGTGTTCCCATTCCTGTCAAGGAAAGCCTGGAAGAGCCCAGTGCCAAGATTAATGTTTTGCTGCAAGCATATATTTCACAGCTGAAGCTTGAGGGGCTTTCATTGACATCTGATATGGTTTACATTACTCAG aGTGCGGGGCGTCTCCTACGAGCTCTTTTCGAGATTGTTTTGAAACGAGGGTGGGCTCAACTAGCAGAAAAGGCTTTGAACTTGTGTAAAATGGTTAACAAGAAGATGTGGAGTGTCCAAACACCTCTTCGCCAATTCAATGGTATTACAAATGATATTTTGATgaagttggagaagaaagaTTTGGCCTGGGATAGGTATTATGACCTCTCTTCACAGGAGCTAGGGGAGCTTATTCGTATGCCAAGGATGGGAAGAGCACTTCATAAGTTCATCCACCAGTTCCCCAAATTAAACCTGGCAGCCCATGTGCAGCCAATTACTCGCACTGTATTGAGGGTTGAGCTGACTATAACACCAGACTTTCAATGGGAGGACAAAGTACATGGATATGTGGAGCCGTTTTGGGTAATAGTGGAGGATAATGATGGTGAATATGTTCTTCATCATGAATATTTTCTGCTGAAGAAGCAGTACATTGATGAGGACCATACTTTGAACTTTACAGTGCCAATTTATGAGCCCCTTCCGCCTCAATACTTCATTCGTGTTGTGTCTGATAGGTGGCTTGGGTCACAGACTGTTTTACCTGTTTCTTTCAGACACCTCATCTTGCCGGAGAAGTATCCTCCACCTACTGAGTTATTGGACTTGCAACCACTTCCTGTGACTGCATTAAGGAATCCGTTATATGAAGCCCTGTATCAAGATTTTAAGCATTTTAATCCTGTCCAGACTCAGGTCTTCACTGTTTTGTATAATTCAGATGACAATGTCTTAGTTGCTGCACCAACAGGGAGTGGGAAGACCATATGTGCAGAGTTTGCTGTACTGAGAAATCATCAAAAGGGGTCTGATAGTGTCATGCGCGTTGTGTATATTGCACCTATTGAAGCTCTTGCTAAGGAACGTTATCGTGACTGGGAGAAGAAGTTTGGAAAGGGTCTGAAACTGCGCATCGAATTATTAACAGGGGAAACAGCAACAGACGCAAAACTGCTTGAGAAAGGTCAGATTATCATCAGCACTCCAGAGAAATGGGATGCTTTATCCCGCCGCTGGAAACAGAGGAAGCCTGTTCAACAGGTCAGTCTTTTTATTATAGATGAACTCCACTTGATTGGTGGTCAGGGTGGTCCCATCTTGGAGGTAATAGTCTCTAGAATGAGATACATAGCCAGTCTATCTGAGAACAAGATTCGTATTGTGGCTCTGTCAACTTCTCTTGCAAATGCAAAGGATCTTGGAGAATGGATAGGAGCTAGCTCTCATGgccttttcaattttcctcCTGGTGTGCGCCCAGTGCCTCTGGAAATACACATTCAGGGGGTGGACTTAGCCAATTTTGAAGCAAGGATGCAAGCAATGGCAAAACCCACATACACTGCAATTGTCCAACATGCCAAGAATGGGAAACCGGCTCTTGTGTATGTTCCTACAAGGAAACATGTCCGGCTAACTGCTATAGATCTGATGACTTACTCAACTGCAGACGGTGGGGAGAAATCGTCGTTTATGTTGCGGCCTGTAGAGGACATAGAGCCTTTCGTTGAAAGAATTAGTGATGAAATTTTGAGAGGCACTTTGCGCAATGGAGTGGGCTACTTGCATGAAGGATTAACCAGTTTGGATCAAGAGGTTGTGTCACAGCTTTTTGAAGCTGGGTGGATTCAAGTGTGTGTCATGAGCAGTTCAATGTGTTGGGGTGTGTCATTGTCAGCCCATTTGGTGGTTGTGATGGGAACCCAATATTATGATGGCCGGGAAAATGTTCACACTGATTACCCTGTTACTGATCTATTGCAGATGATGGGTCATGCCAGTCGACCTCTGCTAGATAATTCTGGGAAATGTGTCATCCTCTGCCATGCACCTCGCAAAGAATACTACAAGAAGTTCCTTTACGAAGCATTCCCTGTTGAAAGCCATTTGCACCATTACCTACATGATAATCTTAATGCAGAAGTTGTTTCTGGAATAATTGAGAACAAGCAAGATGCTGTTGATTACCTTACCTGGACCTTCTTGTACAGGAGGCTCACACAAAATCCCAACTATTACAATCTTCAGGGAGTTACTCAGCGGCATCTTTCTGATCATCTCTCAGAGCTTGTTGAAAATACACTGACTGACTTGGAAGCCAGCAAGTGTGTTGCTATTGAGGATGACATGGACCTTTCTTCTTTGAATCTTGGCATGATAGCTGCATATTATTATACCAATTATACTACCATTGAGCGTTTCAGTTCTTCCTTAACTTCGAAAACAAAGATGAAGGGTCTTCTTGAGATTCTAACTCATGCTTCAGAGTATTCACAACTTCCTATACGACCTGGGGAGGAAGAGGTGCTTCGAAGGCTAATTAACCACCAGAGGTTTTCCTTTGAGAATCCGAAATGCACAGATCCTCATGTTAAAGCAAATGCTCTGCTTCAGGCCCACTTCGCAAGGCAACATCTGGGTGGGAACCTAGCATTGGACCAGCGAGAGGTGATCATTTCTGCAAGTCGGTTGCTTCAGGCAATGGTTGATGTCATTTCCAGCAGTGGCTGGCTAAGCCTTGCGATATTAGCCATGGAAGTCAGCCAGATGGTGACTCAGGGAATGTGGGAGCGCGACTCGATGCTTCTACAGCTACCTCACTTCACAAAGGAGTTGGCAAAGAGATGCCAAGAAAATCCTGGAAAGAGTATAGAGACagtatttgatttgtttgagatggatgatgatgagaggCGAGAGCTACTCCAGATGTCAGATAAGCAGTTGTTGGATATTGCATTATTTTGCAACCGGTTTCCCAACATTGATCTGACACATGAGGTTCAGAATAGTGATAATATAAGGGCCGGGGGAGAGATCAGTCTGCAAGTCACTCTTGAGCGTGACCTTGAGGGGAGGACAGAGGTGGGCACAGTTAATGCTCCGAGATATCCAAAGGCCAAAGAGGAGGGGTGGTGGCTTGTAGTTGGGGATACCAAGACTAATTCATTGCTTGCCATCAAGAGATTTTCCTTTCAAAGGAGGACAAAGGTGAAGCTTGAATTTGCTGCTCCTGCAGAAGCCGGAGAGAAGAATTATATCCTTTATTTCATGTGTGATTCATATTTGGGATGTGATCAGGAATATGAGTTCACTGTTGATGTTAAAGATGCAGCAGGGCCTGATGAGGACAGTGGGGGAGAATGA
- the LOC18775291 gene encoding uncharacterized protein At4g13230, translating to MANLTLFTSLLKFGHVARNAASTTPRIFLATAPRRIQASSSQQDAASVANEARNAAENVTQTTKDMAGKVSATAQDVSEKAKQTAQDAWSQAKGTAQKAADTVVGKTEESKEFVKENAEQVKKSMNTKNKN from the exons ATGGCAAACCTAACTCTTTTTACCAGCCTCTTGAAATTTGGCCATGTTGCAAGGAACGCCGCTTCAACAACTCCTAGGATTTTTTTGGCTACTGCCCCAAGACGTATTCAA GCAAGTTCATCACAGCAAGACGCAGCTTCAGTAGCCAATGAAGCTAGGAATGCTGCTGAAAAT GTAACCCAGACGACCAAAGACATGGCTGGCAAGGTGTCTGCAACAGCACAAGATGTGTCTGAGAAAGCAAAGCAGACAGCGCAAGACGCATGGAGCCAAGCTAAGGGCACAGCCCAGAAGGCCGCAGACACGGTAGTGGGCAAGACCGAAGAATCGAAAGAGTTCGTTAAAGAGAACGCAGAGCAGGTCAAGAAGAGCATGAATACCAAGAACAAGAACTGA